Below is a window of Drosophila miranda strain MSH22 chromosome 3, D.miranda_PacBio2.1, whole genome shotgun sequence DNA.
TATCATAGGTTAACAGAGACTTCTTATTGGTTATAATGGAAGAGCTGTCAGTCCAGACTGATGGCGATTCATAATAATCTTCTGCAAAGAGAGCCTAAAGAAGATTACTTAGCAAAAAGTGGGATTATTTTCGTTCCCTGTAAGAAATGCCAATGACAAAACAGAAACCTCTCAGAATCGAGCGGACTTGGCTCTCATGATCTGATAGAATTGTGTATGAAAAAAGAGATCTGATATGAGTTCTtctttaaaatatattttcataTCTGGATAGCTCCCTTCAAATGGGTATGGTTCTGTCAAAAAGGTGTCTTTAATATTCAATAGCCTCGGCTGAATATTTTAGCATAAATTGACTTTGAATTCGCTTTTCCATTCCATTGATTTCCCTTTCACATTAAAACACTTTCGATGTTGTCTGTCAAAGTGATTTTATATAGTATATCCATTTATAAAAACCTTTTTTCCATGTATCCTTATTAAATGCAATTAATATTTTTACCCTGTATTTTTTCCATTCGTGTTTTTTAATGGCAGTTGGCGAATGATAAATACTGCTGCTGTAGATTGGATTGGAATTTAAAATGAATTGGCTTTCGATTTTCCTTGGCAAAAAGGAAAGCATTGCTGGGTGCACTCTACTTTCCATTCATATCAATTTGGGTTTGTAATTTCCGACTGCGCTTAAATGGCAATTGGCAACGAATGCAAGTGCAGGTGCAGCTGCAACTGCACTGCAACTACCTCTCAATGGCAATATTACTATATATTCCTATGTGGggatacatatgtgtgtatctgtgcatCTATGGATGTGGTTGGGGCATCTGTTGCGTGGGTGCTGCAATCTCGAACAGAGAGCTGTGCTCATGGCCGGctataattaaattaattgctTAATTTTAAGTTAATTTGCCACATGTGGCATGATGTCCTTGTGAGTGCAGACAATGCCCTCACACGGTCATGCGCAGCACCTGCTCTGCATCTCTCGGATTTTCCATAAACATAAACTTGGCTTATTCCCATAGCAACCGCATTCAGGGCTTAAATCGAATTTCAGCTGAATGCAAACGAATTTCGGTAGATGGGATTGTGGTGTGTGGTGGCTCGCCCACCAGCACGAGCATCGTACCTGATTTTGAGAATGTATCTGCACTTTCAGTTAATATAAGTCTCTTATTGATTAGGCACAAACTTCTGCTCTGGGATATGCTGAACAATCTAAAGACAAGTTTATGTAATTGACAACAGCTGTTCGTGTTCATGCAAGCCTTTCCTCTTCTGCTCCTCCGGCCTCCTTTTGGGCCAAGTATCTCTGGCTCTTTTGGGCCAAGTTTCCTTCACTAATTACCTACATTAGAAAACCTGCACAGACTCGGCGCACACTCAATTAGCAAAAGTAAAGTGCACTTTGCATGCAGGCGGAGGAGTCCTGGACAGAACCGAGACAGTTCCACAACTTTGTCGTTGTTCTTGCTCCCATTCCCACTCTCCGTCGCACTCCCCTTCTCAGTCGCTTCCGTTTCCGTTGCGCATTATTTATGCCACCCTTTGACCTCTCGCCTTGAGAAGTGTGCGTCGGGGAGCGCTTAAAATGCCATCTTTTGTCAAAttaaagccaaacgaaataaGCCACCCGACAGTCGGGCCTGCGGTGGGGTGGTGCAGTGCAGACTCccaaaaacacacaaacagaGCACTGGCCATTTACCCAAAAACGGAACTTCAACAGACACCCAGCTGGAgaggcagcagaagcagcagggGAAGAGAAAGTGTTGCGGCCGAGAGTGGGATTGGATGTTCGACTATAAGCCGGAAGCCGGTCGCCATCTTGCAGTTATTCGCAAGCATGGCGGCAGACCCAGAACACAGACAGCAAACCAAAACACCATCCCAAATGGCGCAACAATTGCAGTTTATTTATTACATAACTGGAGGCGTTTATGCGTCGAAAAGCGTGCAGCAAGAGGAGGCACCACCGACTGCACAGACTACACACTCCGCCAGTCTGTGCGCCAGTCCAGCATAATAATTACACTCGCTATCAGCGCCGACATTTCGCAATGAAAAACTGCATTGGCAAACTAGCCCGCAACCTGTTGTTGTTCTCCCAGGACCCCGGCTGAGTGCCAGAACCTGGACCTGGCCCAGCACTCCGAACACAAATCCTTACTATGCAAAGCCATTAAACGCAAGTGTCGCACGGTTTATTCATGGCTGGAGAATGAAGATGAAGCGGCAAGCGGGCTGCCAGTGACAGGAAAGGCATGAGACGAACCGGAAACCAAAGCAAAGCAGCTAGTAGATAGCAGATTGGAACAGGGAGACGGTGAAGCAAATTCTCGACTTTGTATTACGCAAATTTTAGTTCGAGCCAAAGTCTCTTGATTGAATGGCTAATAAACTTACTCACCTTTGTAAATCTTAAgtatttcatttcattcctATCTGTTATCTCAGAAGACATACAAATTGAAACCTAACGAAGATACATCAAAGTGGTGCTTGCAACTGCGTTTATTCTCTGGTGCCATGTAACAATTGTGTTTAGTTTGTAAAATATAACTTTAATAACAATTTAATGGGGAATCGGGAATAAGGAATCATTCATAATTGGACAATCGTCTCGGAGCCACCTTTTGGACTTTTTTCTCAGAGACATCCTTTTCAATGACCTTCTCCTTAGAGACTTTCTTCCCAGGCAACTTCTTAGGGAGCACCTCCTTAGAGGCATTTTTCCCCGTGACTTTCTTCTTAGGTAACTTAGCGTCCTTGTCCCCAGTAGCCATCTTCTTTGGATCCTTCTGCCCAGGAGGTTTCTCTTCAGGCTCCTTCTCCTCAGGGAACTTCTTTTCAGCGACCTTCTCCTTAGATACTTTCTTCTCAGGTAACATTCCCTTAGCGTTCTTATCCTTATTTTCGAACTTATTCACATGCTCCTCCTCCACAGGCCACATCTCTTCAGGGTCTTTGGAACACGAGTCAGTGTCCTCTTCAGGATCCTTCATCTCAGACTCCTTTTCCTCAGACTTCTTTTCATTAGGCTCCTTTCCCTCAGGCTCCTTTTCTTCAGCCTCCACTCCAGACTGATCATGTCCGATAAACTCCTCAAACTCCTCATAAAAGTCCTCTTCAGAGTCGTCCTCACGTTCGAAAGACTCCGCAGACTCCTTCGCTTTAGGATCCTTCTCCTCAAGCTCCATCTTGAACTTCTTGGTCATTTCGCGCTTGTACCAATCCTTCACATACTGATTGTTGACTGTAGCAATGCCCTTTAAGTAGTTCACGTAATCAATGTCGCTGTCCAGCGCCAGGATTTCCCCGTAAAGATGACTCATCTTGAGATTGAATCGCATCAGGGCCGTCGGCACATCGTACTCGTTCATCTCGGTCTCGTCGAAGAACTTAACCAGGACCTGCTTCTTCATGGTCACGTAGACGAAAGTGGCATCTGGCTCCTTGAGCTTGCGCTGCAGCTCCAGCATATCCTCCTTGACCTGAGCCAGAGCTGTAGTCTTCACCTGCAGATGGTCTCTCAAGAGATTGACGACATCCTGGCACTGCTTGGCCTCGTTCTTAAAGCGACCAGCCAGCTTTTTGATGTCGCCATCGAAATTCAAGGGATCGGCCATGTAGTCTGCTATATTGTTGATGCGCTTCACATTGGGGAGGGCCAGGGATTCGGTTCTGTTCTTGGCACTGATCAGATCTGGAAATTCCACCAGACTAGAGGTTGCCATTATGGAAATTCTCAATTGTATGCTTGTATCGAACTGAACAGTAGCTAAACAGATGTGGGGGAATACTGATAGAGTAATACTGTCATACTCTGATCTCAGTGAGTGCTTTGTTCTGAGGGGGAAAACTTCCGAATCAAGGGAAATTTGTTCTATCAGAAAACGTCACTTTTTCAActgcctccactcctcgcCGATAGTCCTTCCTCTACGGCAATAATTTATTCTACGTATTTCCTGACTAAGATCCGAGACGTTGACTCTCATCTTCCCCCATTCACCTCGCTCTAGCCAAATGAATTTGAATTAATGTTTACCCCCTTGCATTTGCAACATTTTAGTGGCTTTATTGGCTGCTTGCAACGATTCACTTTCATCTGATTTGCTCACTTTATTTTTGGGATTTTCCTCTCCATACCATTCTGTTTTTTGGAGCGCTTTTCCCAATTTGATATGCACTAAAAGTCAATTTATTCAGTTGACTTAATTTGATTTCAACCTTCAAATCATTGAATTCTCTTTTTATTTGGATATATTTGTACTCTGTCAGATCTGAGGGAAACTCCCTTTTCCTGTTCCGTATGTACCAAAATGGTTGGGCAATGGGATTTATTACGAAAGGAGTTGAAAATCCTATATTCCAGGAAATCGATCACCAATTTATGTTCTCTGATTGTACGACTTAAGCCCAAATACAGCCTAATTTTGATCCGTCGCTGGCACAGAAACCCAAAACCATCTACATCCGATGCGAGGAGGAGAATTCAGCGACCGCAGTGGAGCCTCAGCTCCGGCATTGTTATCCAGGATTCAATTTTGATTCCCAATATGCTCCACATAAGCGAGGGCGGAGCACGAGAGCGAGCACGAGCCAGGCTCTATGTCGAGTCGGACGGTAATCGTACGTGTGGAAAAGACGACGGCACTGATTGCTGCATAAATGATTGAGCATGTGCGgctgtgtgtctgtctgtgaATAAAAGTGTATGTGGGTGGGTGTGCAGTGGAGTGCCTCTGCCAGTGGCAGAGCAATGGAACGAGACTTGCCACAGCCGATTCCCAGTTGCTATCAGCATTCCTCCATGCAACAGGGTTCACATCACtcgcctgtgtgtgtgtgagagagagtgTGGAGTGGAAGAAAAGCCGTTGCATTCATATGAAAATTGATGGAAATGccaaaatatttaaatctaATTTTGTGGCAGCCAGAGGCTCACAGCTCCATTCAGCTTTGATTTTCGTCCAGTTCTGCCACTCGATTTGTAACTCAATTTGTGAAAggaatttaaatattttcacGGAGAAAACAATACATTTTCCCACGAAAAATCACTGTTATAAGCTGATGGAAAAACGCACAAAAgctagagagaaagagaatgAAACGGAATTCGAATGGAAAAGTCCTTAGGGCAAGTGAAAAAGCAAAATaatttaattcatttacttttcaTTGCGGTCTCGTTTTCAACTCGTCAAGTTTTGTTCTTTAAATGTTTTATAATCTGGATATTTTCTGCTCAATTGGTTTGTAGTTCTCGGGAGATCTTTTCTGCCTTTTGAAGTTCTGCAAATAATAGTTCTGCTGAATATATAGAGAATATATTTGATGGAAAAATTAACATTATTTCTGCTATGGTATAACATTTGAATGGTTTTTTTGAGCCATTATTAATGTGTAATGCGTGCATTGCACCATTTGCCTTGTTCTAGAATGTTTTTCTGTCTCCTTATACTGTGCCACTTAAATGGGACTCAAAATAGAATTTaaataccagaaaattgtCCGCCCATCGCCCATTTGCACTCTTCCAGACCCACTGCTTCCAACCCCTTCCGTCCGTCCAGTACGAGGGACATAACCAATTCCAACGTCATTCATTCGCATTTGCTATTTCCGTTTTTCCTGGCCGTGTTGCTGTGTTGGCATTTCATTTAGTGCACAACTTCACATTTGCCTCAGCCGTTGTCTTTCCCATTTCCCACTTTCCActtctctctatctctctatctctctctctgtctccatTTTTCCCCGCTCCGTCAGTGCAATTGCCATTTCCGCTTCCTGAAATTTGCCATTCGTTACACACAGAAGAGCACAACAATACACGGACACACCAGGAGTAGAAAGAGCGAATCAGACACTGAACTGAAACCGAAACTCaaacaggagcaggagctggggcaggggcaggagcagaagctGGAGGCAGAAACAGAGGAGAGGCCGTTTCCCGCCTGCACCGACATTTTCATTTCCATGCTTGGGCGCATCGCAGCGAATCAATTATTCATCATCATCGATTAAGTAACAGAGGCATTCGCCCTTCGAAGAACCATTCCCCCAGTCTCTGGCCCAGTCCCAGGCAcactcccaggcccaggcccaagcCCAGGCTCAGGCCTCATCCGTGGTCCTGTCACACTTTTATTGTTATGATTTCTGCCGTCGGTAATGGGCGCACTTGAAGGACTCCTCCGACCAGGAGCCACAGCAGAGACAATAAGTGGACCTGCTGGCTGGCGGGGTTGCTCCATTTCGCGCAAATACCCAGTACCTCTGTAGAGCAAGGGTATATTGGGGTATATGAATTAAAGCAGAGGTCCCAAagttatattttttaatttttgcatTCGTTTCTTACGTTTTACTCTATCTGTGATATTGGTAAAAAATTCAATCTCATACGGATACGATGAATACGGAATACAGTCACATGGAATCAGAACAAGAATGAATACAGCCTGCTATCTGCATCTGGAGAGGTATCCCACAATCGATACCCTCGTTCTTGCTGAAGTGTCGGTTTTTATGTGATTTTAATGAGAACCGCTGGGTCCTGGGCCGAAACTAAAAGCTGAGATTCATATACCCATATCCGGGCATGTCGATGGGAATGTAACTACGAATgaatgtgcatgtgtgtgtgtttgtggcaTATGGGTGAGAGTCATATATCTGCTGAAACATAACAATACTCGTACATCGTACATCGCGAGGGGAGATAATGTTGGGGAGGGATAgaagagagggagggagactGAACACATGTACAGTCCTGTGTGCCGTTGTCCTGTTCCTGCCCCACATAATTCGGCTGTGCCCCGGCTCCTTGTGCTTATTTTCGCCATTATCCCTTAAACATTTATGaaaattgcttttgctgcAGTTTTATTCACTTTCCCGTTTCTTCACTTTGCATGCGGCGTGTGGGGAATCCCAATCCTCCCAGTTTTGGGACGGACCCGGCATCGAAACAGGCGGCATTCAGCAGAAAGTGGGGATGGTAAGatggcaggagcaggagcaggagcaggagcaggagcagcgggCCAGTAAAACAATAAAGCTTAAGATTTCAATTTCCTTAGAGCTTAAAGCTGACTCTTGGCTTGTGCTCGGTCTCCCCCTTTGGTCTTTTCCTTTTCACATAAATCTTGCGAAGACATGTGCCTAGATGATAATCCAACATTATGAAAAACGCTAGCTACAATAAATATGCGCATCAATGGCGCCACTTTTAATAGCCGCATGTTCAACGAGCTGCAAGGCTTTCCATGATGAAATACGGCTCACTCGATGCTGATGCCTCTCTCCCCACGCAGGCGGAGGGAGTCTCAGGGGAAGTGGATAAGAGTTAGCTGGAGAGGCAGTTTCTTCCAAGGCTCTATGCCTCTAGGCTAAGCTGCCAAAAACGATCCATAAATCTAAAAAAACGCAATCGCTTTATAATCAAACAAACGGACGTATAGTTTCCCCGACGGTCCACTTTTGACGCCCTTTGACATTCCCAGGTGGCACATCCGCCTCCTGAATGCTTAACTAATCAACCGCCTTGGCACTTGCCACTTGACAAGCCACCCACCTTCGAAGTGATTCCGTTGCTGGCACACGTTTCTGCTATCTAAATTTCAATTAGAGTTTAAACCACCCGACGACCGACCCGAACGAACTGAATTGAGTGAAGCGCCCAAGGGCTGGTGGCAGATAGGACACGGTGCCGCATGCCCGTGGCAGGAACAGGTAAGCGTTGCTCCTCTACCTCGAAGAAGGCGCCTCATTAGTTGCATGTTCATGTGCGGCAACATTTTTCATGTGCTTAAATCACTCGGAGATTGCAGCACTGAAAGGAAGTGGGCGTGTGGCTGGGAAACCTCCCACTATTACTCATCCCCCCCCACTCCCAAGCAAGAAAAAAACCGCCCGTTGGAGTCCTTCATATATTTACAATATACATTTTTCTGCATTTTTTTGGGTGGGTTCCTTGGGAAACGGCGCATCATAAATTTGTTGGGCGGGATTTCGGTTTTCTCTGCGAGGGTTTCTTCTCTGAGTAACGATACTTAATAAACCCGCATCATTTTCCCATTTCGCACTCGCACTTCATGCGATGCTTTCCCTCCTGACACCGCCACCTCCACTGCCACTTCCACATCCTCttcctgttgttgttgctgttgctgttgccaccAAATTACCTGTCATTTCGAAATTATGATACCAAGGAATCGCTGCTGGCTACAACTGAGGGGGACTGCGCTCTCCTCCTTGCTGCTTTCCGGATCTTGGGAACAATTTTTATGTTTATGGCTAAGAGCGTCTCCTAATTTTATTTTGTCACCGCTGCCACATACTCGTATCTCAAACTAATGCCAGCGCCGCAGAACAGAATGTAAAACCTTATGCGCATTTTCCGATTGTAATCTGTGAGCGGAAAACGACGAGTGGGGGGGGAGGACTCAAGGCTGAAGCCTGTCATCAGGCCAGGCATCCTACATGCATGCGGTTTTTTTCATTCCATATAACTTGACAGCCCCATCATTTCCCGTCGAATTGGACATTATAGGAAAGACGCCAGAGTAAACATGCCTCTGGCATTGCGAGGGACGAAGGACTATTATGGGATTTACTTCTTGTCCGAAAGCCGACAGATGATGTTTTGATTTGTGTAGAGCGAGAGAGATGACCTGGAAAGCTGGGAGGACACATGAGCACAGATTACCGAATACAAATCGTAAATTTACTAAAAtctacatacacacatacatatacgtaCTTATTGTAGGTGTGCATTCGGAAAAACATATTCCATTAAGTTGACATAAAATTGTCTAATTATAGAAGTATATATACAAGACAAGCAGCTCCACAGGAGGCTGAGGGGAAATCAAAAGGTAAAGAGTGGAATTCTCGAACATTTCATGTATGAAAATGTACAACTTTTATTGATTCTTATTCTAGAATCTGAATCATCGGTCGGCAAGCACACACGCACATATCTTACAGGTGTTTGTGTGCGTAGACAGCAGTCAAAATGGAACAAAAAGTTGTATTGTATTGGTGCCGATCATCACTTTTATAGACGTGTACGTGGACGGCTGCGCAGCGATAAAGCGATAGGGCGATAATGAGTCTACAGACGGCTCAACCGCGAACTAAGACAAATCCTGGATGAACTACAACTGAAAAAAATACAGCAGTCGGAGTCCAAGGCATCAGTAGAACCCAGAAGGCCATGCCTGGAGGCAATCGGACAGTTGAACATATATTATGCCTTTGGATAAGATCGAAGTCCAGCAAATTTCAGACTGATCTGATCATAGAACCCAGCCTGAAGCTTCTACACTAGGTGGGTGTATCCAAAGAGCAGTTGGAGAGAATTTTTTAGTCATTCAAATGGCAGGATCCAAGGGTGCAGGAACCACCTGTGACATTCTGAGGAGTATCCTGATTTGGCATGGCATCATGTCCGGCGTACTTTGCCCACCGCACTTCTACTATTCGTACAAGATAATCCTCTAAATTTAAATTAAGATAAATTACTTCATATTAAGATAAGAGCTTACTGTTCGTTGGTCAGATGAAAAGGGGAGACCAGTTCCCATAGAGGCGGCACGGCACCATTTGATGGGATTCAGCTGTGCCCACAGAGACAATATGACTGAAAATTGCAAGCAGCGAATGCCTAATGACCGACCAGGGAAAGATACAGATGTTCAAGTAATGAAAACAAGATTGCATTGCTTTCTGGACATGGCTGTGTGTGtcagaaataataattatatttgTTCAGATTTATACGTATTTGAATTTCGAATTTTAATGTTGATGTGACACACTTTTGGGGCAAGGCTTGCTCGTGTTTTTACAGCCTTTAGTATAAAATTGGGGAATTTAATGACACATAAACTTGTCCCCGAAATGTTTCAGAATTTGATTTACATATTTCTAAAATTCAAAAGCACATCAAGTGGGTCAAGCATGCTGACAGACTGAAAGACTGACAAACGGAGAGACGGAGAGACGTGCTGATATTGCAAACTTGTTAAttagccaaaaaaaaaaaaaatgtttattCACGATTAATCTACGCTAACTTATGAGATACTCGTACATGTACACAAATACTAGTAAAAAACCAAGGGACCCCTTCACTTCACGGAGCTGCTGAAGTTTTTCTCATTACTCAGGCAATTATTGCAAATGGTGCAGAAGATTTGCTGTGAAACGGAAACCGATTTGGTTACAGAATCATCAGCGATTCGATAGGGATATGGTACTCACTGGAAGAGAGGAGCGAGTGCCGCCGCCAGCCTGCGAGGAGCCGGTGCCCTCGAAGGTGCGCAGCCAGGACTTGATCACATTCGTGGGCGGTGTCTGGTAAATGCTGAACTGTTTCTTGAACAGCCTCTGGGCGGCGCTGATGGAGTCGTTGCTCTTGTAGTAGGCGCGTATGATGAACGCCCGGTGCACACCCGTCCACTGGTCCATTTCGactgcaaatgcaaatgcaactgcaactgcaacaacgCCATCCGGCGCCATCTGCTCTCCATCTGCTGCTGTGCATGCCATGTGTCGTTTGCCGCTGACCACAAAACTGCGGCTGGCACCACTTCCGGCTCATGGTTGACATAAAaaacgctctctctctctcttattAATATAAACAGAAGTCTAAAAAGAATCCATATATATTCATAATTATACTCGGATATACATATGCGGGCAGGCAGATCTAATTGGTCGTGTAGTGCGACGTAGGCTCTGgtctatacatacatacatacatacataggtgCATCGGCGTGCAGCTAAAATTATC
It encodes the following:
- the LOC108158211 gene encoding 39 kDa FK506-binding nuclear protein; protein product: MATSSLVEFPDLISAKNRTESLALPNVKRINNIADYMADPLNFDGDIKKLAGRFKNEAKQCQDVVNLLRDHLQVKTTALAQVKEDMLELQRKLKEPDATFVYVTMKKQVLVKFFDETEMNEYDVPTALMRFNLKMSHLYGEILALDSDIDYVNYLKGIATVNNQYVKDWYKREMTKKFKMELEEKDPKAKESAESFEREDDSEEDFYEEFEEFIGHDQSGVEAEEKEPEGKEPNEKKSEEKESEMKDPEEDTDSCSKDPEEMWPVEEEHVNKFENKDKNAKGMLPEKKVSKEKVAEKKFPEEKEPEEKPPGQKDPKKMATGDKDAKLPKKKVTGKNASKEVLPKKLPGKKVSKEKVIEKDVSEKKVQKVAPRRLSNYE
- the LOC108161010 gene encoding uncharacterized protein LOC108161010, whose amino-acid sequence is MDQWTGVHRAFIIRAYYKSNDSISAAQRLFKKQFSIYQTPPTNVIKSWLRTFEGTGSSQAGGGTRSSLPQIFCTICNNCLSNEKNFSSSVK